The following coding sequences are from one uncultured Desulfobacter sp. window:
- a CDS encoding T6SS effector amidase Tae4 family protein, translating to MHACLERSGISLKSFRGVRSWQKEKPRYAIRAQELANWLARPGILPGIRVNKFGGKEVFEKINNKKGIIFFQNYWGPGHQGDHIDLWNGSRLTDWKSWARIHLYISWEGIWSDYRNSDAVWFWEVL from the coding sequence ATGCATGCATGTCTCGAACGATCAGGCATTAGTTTAAAATCATTTCGTGGTGTTCGTTCATGGCAAAAAGAAAAACCAAGGTATGCTATCCGCGCTCAAGAACTTGCAAATTGGTTAGCCAGACCAGGAATACTTCCTGGCATACGAGTCAACAAGTTTGGAGGGAAAGAAGTATTTGAAAAGATTAATAACAAAAAAGGGATTATCTTCTTCCAAAATTATTGGGGACCGGGACATCAGGGCGATCATATTGATCTTTGGAATGGTAGTCGGTTAACAGATTGGAAATCATGGGCAAGAATCCATCTATATATTTCATGGGAAGGAATATGGTCTGACTATAGAAATTCGGACGCAGTCTGGTTCTGGGAGGTTCTATGA